From Acidobacteriota bacterium, the proteins below share one genomic window:
- a CDS encoding chemotaxis protein CheW — translation MSTARSLRLLTFEVGRESFVIDIMRLRQIVPYTGSTPVPGAPPFVEGIAVVRNRAIPIIDLRARFFPSETTTSPYPLILVTSSKVGTLGLKVEGVRRILTVSTEEILPAPRLVHDLRGELFVGIIREGDSVLLLLDLDNFLSKEEQRLHAATDYQIDGAEVQQT, via the coding sequence ATGTCGACTGCCCGATCACTCAGACTGCTGACGTTCGAGGTGGGCCGCGAGTCGTTCGTCATCGACATCATGCGCCTCCGGCAGATTGTCCCTTACACCGGCTCGACACCCGTGCCCGGAGCTCCACCATTCGTCGAGGGGATCGCTGTCGTTCGCAATCGCGCGATCCCCATCATCGATCTCCGCGCGAGATTCTTTCCCTCGGAAACCACGACGTCACCCTATCCCCTCATTCTCGTCACCAGCTCGAAAGTCGGGACTCTCGGTCTGAAAGTCGAGGGCGTCCGCCGGATACTGACCGTTTCCACCGAGGAGATCCTCCCCGCCCCTCGACTGGTCCACGACCTGCGAGGCGAGCTCTTCGTCGGAATCATTCGAGAGGGCGACTCGGTGCTGCTGCTCCTCGATCTCGATAATTTCCTTTCGAAGGAAGAGCAGCGGCTCCACGCTGCGACGGACTATCAGATCGACGGCGCTGAGGTGCAGCAGACCTAG
- a CDS encoding FHA domain-containing protein has translation MPIVRCSGCDQPYDIPPAVATKLPSSIARCTCGKLLFGNREVLVTQALTHGDLPEIDVSFYRVDDVPSAPSESSPEAPFSEGEPISLRINALGAGRKIDDVFTIDEAPLYLGRMGCHVQIEDAELSIRHCRIERRGGELWVVDEGSHTGTYMDGEAIAEARLGDGVHLIRAGGALVAVEPTEEKGQLVEPVTLATEKLLEGSPLLMKKLLERGARSAREANETRLVLVCVDGPCSGNEYDIPPEGGIVGRQGTVRIPDEYLSRKHFAFIRDEEDGTLRIRDLGSSNGTFLNTLPARDTRVRDGDEVRAGYSVFRLERRNRV, from the coding sequence ATGCCGATCGTTCGTTGCAGCGGATGTGATCAGCCTTACGACATACCGCCGGCGGTGGCGACCAAGCTGCCGTCCTCGATTGCACGCTGCACATGTGGGAAGCTTCTGTTCGGGAACCGGGAGGTGCTGGTCACGCAGGCTTTGACGCATGGCGATTTGCCCGAGATCGACGTCTCGTTTTATCGGGTCGACGATGTTCCGAGCGCTCCGAGCGAGTCTTCGCCGGAGGCCCCGTTCTCAGAAGGCGAGCCGATCAGTTTGAGGATCAACGCCCTGGGGGCCGGGAGGAAGATCGACGATGTTTTCACGATCGACGAGGCGCCCCTCTACCTAGGCCGGATGGGGTGTCACGTCCAGATTGAGGATGCCGAGCTCTCGATCCGCCATTGCCGGATCGAGCGGAGGGGCGGGGAGCTCTGGGTCGTCGACGAGGGTTCGCATACAGGAACCTACATGGACGGAGAAGCGATCGCCGAAGCGAGACTCGGAGACGGCGTCCATCTGATTCGCGCCGGGGGCGCGCTCGTCGCGGTCGAGCCGACCGAAGAGAAGGGGCAGCTCGTCGAGCCGGTGACGCTCGCCACCGAGAAGCTTCTCGAGGGCTCGCCGCTGCTGATGAAGAAGCTGCTCGAGCGGGGCGCGAGATCTGCCCGTGAAGCGAACGAGACTCGGCTGGTCCTGGTCTGCGTCGACGGTCCCTGCTCCGGTAACGAATACGACATCCCGCCCGAGGGAGGCATCGTCGGCCGGCAGGGCACGGTGCGGATTCCCGACGAGTATCTCTCGAGGAAGCATTTCGCCTTCATTCGTGACGAGGAGGATGGAACATTGCGAATCAGGGATCTCGGGTCGAGCAACGGAACGTTTCTGAACACGCTTCCTGCCCGTGATACCCGGGTAAGGGACGGGGATGAAGTTCGGGCGGGTTACAGCGTTTTTCGACTGGAGCGGAGAAATCGGGTCTGA
- a CDS encoding GGDEF domain-containing protein translates to MGSISRASLQLIDNLSRITGRRFEVTLDESLRIKVTCPESLTVDETRFCAELEDLVRRNEDSSTAIVSLREDLRLAELRNQELVQQNRTLAEMATRDLLTGLYTRWFVKDKINQELQRSQRHEFPMSVLMIDVDHFKDVNDSYGHLIGDEVLRDMGRIIRESLRAYDIPGRYGGEEFCLMLPSTEVDNTMVVAERIRERIEENTIRSTVTPFHVTASIGVAGVTGEHGMQEAEDLIELADKALYRAKQSGRNRVELWETN, encoded by the coding sequence ATGGGCAGTATCAGCCGAGCGTCTCTTCAGCTCATCGACAACCTGTCGCGAATCACGGGCCGCCGGTTCGAAGTCACCCTTGACGAGAGCCTCAGGATTAAAGTCACCTGTCCGGAGTCGCTGACCGTCGATGAAACGCGTTTCTGCGCCGAGCTCGAAGACCTTGTTCGGCGCAATGAAGACTCGAGCACCGCCATCGTCAGTCTGCGCGAGGATCTCCGCCTCGCCGAGCTGCGAAACCAGGAGCTGGTTCAGCAGAACCGGACTCTCGCTGAAATGGCAACTCGCGACCTCCTGACCGGACTCTATACCCGCTGGTTCGTCAAGGACAAAATCAATCAGGAACTTCAGCGCTCGCAACGCCACGAGTTTCCGATGTCCGTTCTGATGATTGACGTCGACCACTTCAAGGACGTCAACGATTCCTACGGGCATCTGATCGGAGACGAAGTTCTTCGCGACATGGGACGGATCATTCGCGAGAGCCTTCGTGCGTATGACATTCCCGGTCGCTACGGCGGCGAGGAATTCTGCCTGATGCTTCCATCGACAGAGGTCGATAACACGATGGTCGTCGCCGAGCGAATCCGCGAGCGAATTGAAGAGAACACCATCAGGTCGACCGTTACCCCCTTTCACGTGACGGCCTCGATCGGCGTCGCTGGCGTCACGGGGGAGCACGGAATGCAGGAAGCCGAAGATCTGATCGAGCTCGCCGACAAGGCTTTGTATCGAGCAAAGCAGAGTGGCCGCAACCGGGTCGAGCTGTGGGAAACCAACTGA
- a CDS encoding DNA internalization-related competence protein ComEC/Rec2, translated as MERTPIPAAHPVLALLCCQAIVSAGGVPVPAPVLVSGVAICCVGLFLPDRRVVRAGIIVIALWAGSWAGLREKEAQTRAAGIAGELAGPRFAELVVAVESSWWERPAGSVLDARDFVLIRGGEKRRIDLPIRIYAPVEVPARLLDPAVSHLRLKGAVGRSKQTGQLYVSVKSWRLVQPVPGPGRLLDLRAVSRRLGTALDALAAEAPERVGTIALVKAVALGKDESLDEPTRERFRRAGTYHLLVFSGLQIALAAALIIRCAELLNLGRLRYLVLIFVALASPPFAGAEPSVTRAALMVGLLSASRLATRPTGMENLLFVSLGLRLLTSPAELGDPGLWLTYAATGGLIFIGKPMAARCRGPLMKTVCFGLAAEVATTPLTLLFFSHYVLGGGLVTIAVAPLMTLVLAASWSMMLFIVVGWELVVKVLLDFLHLLFEVIEMVNVFSGEVLDLGHFAPAPPVWLVIVAFAAALLMILLERHPILIACCLAMPGLVSILGGGQELVSTPSVTVLDVGQGDAILLQDGSVTMLIDGGGRRNDPSFWRRVLVPSLMKAGVNELDVVVLSHPDADHCGGLPGLVERIRVESVWMSRRHVREPCARDLLAAALARDTGIVFLRDGHVEEVGEFRIEAIVPRLRYKRSPLNNGSVALRVRANGASLLLAGDLEDEAEKTLAEEEGERIRADYLKVGHHGARRSTTEVFLDAVRPCRALISVGRDNPFGHPHPDTLKRLRSRRVRIHRTDLDGAVRLSFDPVPCPR; from the coding sequence ATGGAACGGACGCCGATTCCCGCCGCCCATCCCGTTCTCGCGCTGCTCTGCTGCCAGGCCATCGTGTCGGCCGGAGGAGTGCCGGTGCCGGCGCCGGTGCTCGTCTCCGGCGTGGCGATCTGCTGCGTCGGTCTGTTTCTGCCGGACCGCCGGGTGGTCCGGGCGGGGATCATCGTCATCGCGTTGTGGGCCGGGTCGTGGGCGGGGTTGAGGGAGAAGGAAGCGCAGACTCGCGCGGCCGGGATCGCGGGGGAGCTGGCCGGCCCTCGATTCGCCGAGCTCGTCGTCGCAGTCGAGAGCTCATGGTGGGAGAGGCCGGCGGGTAGTGTTCTGGATGCGCGAGATTTCGTACTCATCCGCGGTGGTGAGAAGCGGAGAATCGATCTGCCGATCCGTATCTACGCCCCCGTCGAGGTGCCCGCTCGACTGCTCGATCCGGCGGTGAGCCATCTGAGGTTGAAGGGAGCAGTCGGGCGATCGAAACAGACCGGGCAGCTCTACGTCTCGGTCAAATCGTGGAGGCTGGTCCAGCCGGTCCCGGGACCCGGCCGACTCCTCGATCTCCGAGCAGTCAGCCGCAGGCTCGGGACCGCTCTCGATGCTTTGGCGGCCGAGGCGCCGGAGCGGGTCGGGACGATCGCCCTGGTCAAGGCGGTCGCGCTCGGCAAGGACGAATCCCTCGACGAGCCCACCAGGGAGAGGTTCAGGCGAGCCGGCACTTATCATCTGCTCGTCTTTTCAGGGCTGCAGATAGCTCTGGCTGCGGCCCTGATCATTCGCTGCGCGGAGCTCCTGAATCTCGGGCGGTTGCGATATCTGGTGCTGATCTTCGTCGCTCTGGCGAGCCCTCCTTTTGCCGGCGCTGAACCTTCGGTCACGCGCGCTGCGCTGATGGTCGGTCTTCTCTCTGCGTCGAGGCTGGCGACCCGGCCAACGGGCATGGAGAACCTCCTTTTCGTTTCCCTCGGACTGAGACTGCTGACCAGTCCAGCCGAGCTCGGCGATCCCGGGTTGTGGCTCACCTATGCCGCCACCGGAGGGTTGATCTTCATCGGCAAACCGATGGCCGCTCGATGCAGGGGACCTTTGATGAAAACAGTCTGTTTCGGTCTCGCCGCCGAGGTTGCCACCACTCCACTCACTCTCCTCTTCTTCAGTCATTACGTGCTGGGGGGCGGACTCGTGACGATTGCGGTCGCGCCGCTCATGACGCTGGTGCTCGCTGCTTCGTGGTCGATGATGTTGTTCATCGTGGTCGGCTGGGAACTGGTCGTGAAGGTACTCCTCGACTTTCTTCACCTCCTGTTCGAGGTGATCGAGATGGTCAACGTCTTTTCGGGAGAAGTGCTCGATCTCGGCCATTTCGCGCCTGCCCCGCCTGTCTGGCTGGTGATCGTTGCGTTCGCTGCGGCCCTTCTCATGATTCTCCTGGAGCGACATCCGATCCTTATCGCCTGCTGTCTCGCGATGCCGGGACTCGTCTCCATTCTCGGCGGAGGCCAGGAGCTCGTGAGCACGCCCTCGGTCACTGTGCTGGACGTCGGGCAGGGAGATGCGATTCTTCTTCAGGACGGCTCGGTCACCATGCTGATCGACGGGGGCGGACGAAGGAACGATCCCTCCTTCTGGCGCCGCGTGCTGGTTCCCTCATTGATGAAGGCGGGGGTCAACGAGCTCGATGTCGTCGTCCTTTCCCATCCCGACGCGGATCATTGCGGGGGACTGCCGGGTCTGGTCGAAAGAATTCGGGTGGAAAGCGTCTGGATGTCGCGGCGTCACGTGCGGGAGCCGTGCGCTCGGGATCTCTTAGCCGCGGCTCTCGCGCGGGATACAGGGATCGTTTTTCTCAGAGATGGACACGTGGAAGAGGTAGGGGAGTTCCGGATCGAGGCGATCGTTCCCCGTCTCCGGTACAAGAGGTCCCCGCTGAACAACGGCTCGGTCGCGCTGCGGGTCAGGGCGAACGGCGCGAGTCTGCTGCTGGCAGGGGATCTGGAGGATGAAGCGGAAAAAACGCTTGCCGAGGAGGAAGGGGAGAGGATCAGGGCGGACTATCTGAAGGTGGGTCACCACGGAGCGCGCCGCTCGACGACGGAGGTTTTTCTCGACGCGGTCAGGCCGTGCAGGGCTCTCATTTCAGTGGGCAGAGACAACCCGTTCGGCCATCCCCACCCGGACACCCTGAAGAGGCTTCGCTCGAGGCGGGTCCGCATTCACCGGACCGACCTCGATGGGGCCGTGCGGCTGAGTTTTGATCCGGTGCCTTGCCCGCGTTGA
- the miaA gene encoding tRNA (adenosine(37)-N6)-dimethylallyltransferase MiaA, producing the protein MSTPGVPLVVIAGPTGSGKSDLALAAARQLEGEILNFDSVQMVRGFDVGSAKPSEESRKSIPHHLFDVVDPTEHLDAARFVDLARPVIRAVVERGRVPILVGGTFFYLRALLEGLADMPGRNEELRGRLARIRNHKSGLRWLRWWLERVDPVSAERISPADSHRIERALEVWLSTGRPISSYSPDRPGLSREMRTVQIALRLERDELRGRLDARVGRMFENGLVSETRRLLERWPSSARAFDAIGYREAVELIRGETTELEAIERVRRRTWAYARRQMTWLRGEREMQWVDAGADAESLADDLVEMVEAAR; encoded by the coding sequence GTGAGCACACCGGGTGTTCCGCTGGTGGTGATCGCGGGTCCGACCGGCTCCGGGAAGTCGGATCTGGCGTTGGCGGCCGCCCGGCAGCTCGAGGGGGAGATCCTCAACTTCGACTCGGTTCAGATGGTTCGGGGATTCGACGTCGGATCCGCCAAGCCCTCTGAGGAATCAAGGAAGTCGATTCCTCACCATCTCTTCGACGTCGTCGATCCGACCGAACATCTGGATGCGGCACGATTCGTCGATCTGGCCCGCCCGGTCATCCGAGCCGTCGTGGAGCGTGGAAGGGTGCCCATTCTGGTCGGGGGAACTTTCTTCTATCTTCGTGCTTTGCTCGAAGGCCTGGCAGACATGCCGGGGCGCAACGAGGAGCTTCGAGGGCGACTGGCGAGGATCCGCAATCACAAATCAGGGCTTCGCTGGCTGCGATGGTGGCTCGAACGGGTCGACCCGGTTTCCGCCGAGCGAATCTCCCCAGCTGACAGCCACAGGATCGAGCGAGCGCTGGAGGTATGGCTCAGCACCGGCCGGCCGATCTCGAGCTACTCTCCCGACCGCCCGGGACTTTCCCGCGAAATGCGGACGGTGCAGATCGCGCTGCGGCTGGAGAGAGACGAGCTGCGAGGGCGACTCGACGCTCGGGTCGGACGGATGTTCGAGAACGGTCTCGTCTCCGAGACCAGGCGCCTGCTCGAGCGTTGGCCGTCCAGCGCGAGGGCCTTCGACGCGATCGGGTATCGCGAAGCCGTCGAGCTCATCCGGGGCGAAACGACCGAGCTCGAGGCAATCGAGCGTGTCCGCAGGCGAACATGGGCCTATGCGAGACGTCAGATGACATGGTTGAGAGGGGAACGGGAAATGCAATGGGTCGATGCCGGCGCTGATGCGGAATCGTTGGCTGATGATCTCGTCGAGATGGTTGAAGCTGCTCGCTGA
- a CDS encoding response regulator, which yields MALEQNPLDGHILMETTSDLDILIVDDDQPIRNLVRQIVHRLGYPARDAANGEEAIAQLENQLPDLLVLDLMMPKVSGWEVLEWLQERDHLPSLPVVVLTAVGSSKMKGLDDFDVQAVIAKPFEVSELMNKLRQILESRS from the coding sequence ATGGCACTTGAACAAAATCCGCTCGACGGGCACATTCTGATGGAGACGACATCTGATCTCGACATCCTGATTGTGGATGACGATCAGCCCATCCGTAATCTCGTCAGACAGATCGTTCACAGGCTCGGTTACCCGGCGCGCGATGCGGCCAATGGGGAAGAGGCGATCGCACAACTCGAAAATCAGTTACCCGACCTTCTCGTGCTCGATCTGATGATGCCGAAAGTCAGTGGCTGGGAAGTGCTCGAATGGCTTCAGGAGCGTGATCATCTCCCTTCGCTGCCCGTCGTCGTTCTGACCGCGGTCGGCTCGAGCAAGATGAAAGGCCTCGACGACTTCGACGTTCAGGCGGTCATCGCCAAACCGTTCGAAGTCAGCGAGCTGATGAACAAGCTTCGACAGATCCTTGAATCGAGATCCTGA
- a CDS encoding SpoIIE family protein phosphatase, producing the protein MSSSEAPEVMIRNPAFPPRTIRLEPGAVMTIGRAIDCSIPVKDRFLSRRHAEIRSSAGEWVVWDCDSANGTWLNGERIRESRPLRDGDRIRLGDTEIVFSLQSSTDRLWIAGHDSPRPDISIPLNEALKPETETPVELGGGSVERLIRLSTLAGDLINDHPANQLFGYILERVLAHLDASRAALAMEDEHGELTVSEVRRSTVDDQSELRISSTLVREVMHDKKVVSYVDVAGNARLSQAHSIVTQGIRSIIAAPLVVDDRVVGILYVDWVLRQTPISEEDVRLVAQIARFAAMKLETSLLREEAIAKKLMDEELKTASAVQESLLPDLSPRIQGYTLYGRQYPCRTVGGDYFDFVIRPDGRLYFIIADISGKGVTAALLMAGLQSAFRIFVRNDPLPARLVEELNETTIESTPASRFVTLIAGVLEPATGAVELTNAGHVYPVILSRNPRELAESDLVVGIRRGTRYRGHRFVLDRGDSLLLFTDGLSEVENPLGEQFRMRSILELADAYRGSEAREIGEKIEDLVTSFAAGLPFADDLTMVTISRNR; encoded by the coding sequence GTGTCTTCGTCCGAAGCGCCTGAGGTCATGATTCGAAACCCGGCGTTCCCACCGCGCACGATCCGTCTCGAGCCGGGGGCCGTGATGACGATCGGTCGTGCAATCGACTGTAGCATACCGGTCAAAGACAGGTTTCTCTCGCGGCGTCACGCCGAGATCCGATCTTCTGCTGGCGAATGGGTCGTCTGGGATTGCGACAGCGCGAACGGTACATGGCTGAATGGCGAACGGATCCGTGAGTCCAGGCCGTTGCGCGATGGAGATCGGATTCGGCTCGGGGATACCGAGATTGTGTTCTCTCTGCAATCTTCGACCGACCGGCTGTGGATCGCGGGTCACGACTCTCCAAGACCAGACATTTCGATCCCGCTCAACGAAGCGCTGAAGCCGGAGACCGAGACCCCGGTCGAGCTCGGAGGCGGAAGCGTCGAGCGGCTCATCAGGCTCTCCACGCTCGCCGGAGATCTCATCAACGACCATCCGGCCAATCAGCTGTTCGGTTACATCCTGGAAAGGGTGCTCGCTCACCTCGACGCCTCCAGAGCGGCTCTCGCCATGGAGGACGAGCATGGCGAGCTGACGGTCAGCGAGGTCCGGAGATCTACGGTCGATGATCAGTCGGAGCTGCGCATCAGCAGCACTCTCGTCCGGGAAGTCATGCACGACAAAAAGGTCGTTTCGTATGTCGACGTCGCGGGGAATGCCAGACTCTCCCAGGCGCATTCGATCGTGACGCAGGGGATCCGGTCGATCATCGCCGCGCCGCTCGTCGTGGACGACCGCGTCGTAGGAATCCTCTATGTCGACTGGGTTTTGCGTCAGACGCCGATCTCGGAAGAGGATGTTCGCCTCGTCGCTCAGATCGCCAGATTCGCGGCGATGAAACTCGAGACCAGCCTCTTGCGCGAAGAGGCGATCGCCAAGAAGCTGATGGACGAAGAGCTCAAGACGGCCTCGGCCGTGCAGGAGAGCCTTCTGCCCGACCTGTCGCCCCGGATTCAGGGATACACGCTCTACGGGCGCCAATATCCATGCAGGACGGTTGGTGGAGACTACTTCGACTTCGTCATCAGACCGGATGGCCGCCTCTATTTCATCATTGCCGACATCAGCGGAAAGGGCGTCACCGCAGCGCTTCTGATGGCGGGACTGCAATCGGCATTTCGAATCTTCGTCCGCAACGATCCCCTGCCGGCAAGGCTCGTCGAAGAACTGAATGAGACCACGATCGAGTCGACTCCGGCGTCGCGGTTCGTAACGCTCATCGCCGGTGTGCTCGAGCCCGCGACCGGTGCCGTCGAGCTCACCAATGCCGGCCACGTCTACCCCGTCATTCTTTCGCGAAATCCACGGGAATTGGCGGAATCGGATCTGGTCGTGGGGATCAGACGAGGGACACGCTACCGGGGTCATCGCTTCGTTCTCGATCGGGGTGACTCGCTGCTTCTCTTCACCGATGGGCTGAGCGAGGTCGAGAACCCGCTTGGAGAGCAGTTCCGGATGCGGTCGATTCTGGAGCTGGCTGACGCTTATCGCGGCTCGGAAGCACGTGAGATCGGGGAAAAAATCGAAGATCTCGTGACCTCGTTCGCGGCCGGACTCCCGTTCGCCGACGACCTGACAATGGTGACGATCTCGAGAAACCGATGA
- the murQ gene encoding N-acetylmuramic acid 6-phosphate etherase, translating to MSQERLDSSINIDLVDTESIVEMIQIEDRRVFEALEAARSQLVRAIDLITERLVEGGRLVYAGAGTSGRIAMLDASELPPTYGVEPDLIRVIMAGGKRAYFEAVEGAEDDEVAAVNAVNEQVTAADAVIGVAASGTTPFTVAAVRRANMIGALTVSVTGRKGSPLAAESDIPIVLQTGAEVIMGSTRMKAGTAQKLALNTISTAVMIRLGRTFSNLMVDMPATNRKLRARAASMVALASAVGRSEAERALSEAGGRVRTAIVMAARKCSRQEAERALEEAGGNLREVLG from the coding sequence GTGAGTCAGGAGAGGCTGGACAGCTCAATCAACATCGATCTGGTCGATACAGAATCCATTGTCGAAATGATTCAGATCGAGGACAGACGGGTCTTCGAAGCCCTCGAAGCTGCCCGCTCTCAGCTGGTTCGCGCGATCGATCTCATCACCGAAAGGCTGGTTGAAGGCGGGCGCCTCGTTTACGCAGGTGCGGGCACGAGCGGACGCATTGCAATGCTCGACGCATCGGAGCTCCCTCCGACCTATGGTGTCGAGCCCGACCTCATTCGGGTGATCATGGCGGGGGGAAAACGAGCGTACTTCGAAGCGGTCGAGGGGGCGGAGGACGACGAAGTGGCGGCGGTCAACGCGGTCAATGAGCAGGTCACCGCTGCCGATGCCGTGATCGGCGTTGCGGCATCCGGAACCACTCCTTTCACAGTTGCCGCCGTTCGTCGGGCAAACATGATCGGAGCGCTCACCGTCTCGGTGACCGGACGAAAAGGTTCGCCGCTCGCCGCCGAATCCGATATTCCGATCGTCCTGCAGACCGGGGCGGAAGTCATCATGGGCTCGACGAGGATGAAGGCCGGTACGGCGCAGAAGCTCGCGCTCAACACAATTTCCACCGCCGTGATGATCCGCCTTGGACGCACGTTCTCCAATCTGATGGTCGACATGCCTGCAACCAACCGGAAACTGCGAGCCCGGGCCGCTTCGATGGTTGCCCTCGCATCGGCGGTGGGCCGATCCGAAGCGGAGCGCGCGCTGAGCGAGGCCGGCGGTCGCGTGCGGACGGCGATCGTGATGGCAGCACGGAAGTGCTCGAGGCAGGAAGCGGAGCGGGCCCTGGAGGAGGCTGGCGGTAATCTTCGGGAGGTTCTCGGTTGA
- a CDS encoding anhydro-N-acetylmuramic acid kinase, which produces MSGTSVDGIDACLVEIRESGGGPEIEILAFESFPYPQKIREAVFRQFRPSESSVEEICHLDFLLGELFAAATVKLLERHGYTSSDVDLIGTAGQTLWHDPSTIRQKVEIDWLDEPVATRSTLAIGQSAVVAERLGAITIGDLRVRDVAAGGEGAPLVAYADWVLLTHPEMGRCVQNIGGIANVTWLPPNGRLEDVLAFDTGPGNMVIDALAEVATGGEKTFDEDGAFAAAGTIRQDLLEDWMRDPYFSRNPPKTTGRERFGVHFTQRIIASAPGVPIDDLIATATALTAQSIAKAYRDFVEPIGKIHQVVLGGGGTRNPVLVGMLRSLLPGIDLLHHEELGIDSRAKEAVAMALIANDSLLGRCTNVPGATGGRPVILGKINL; this is translated from the coding sequence ATGTCGGGGACATCCGTCGACGGGATCGACGCATGTCTGGTCGAGATCAGGGAGAGCGGGGGCGGCCCCGAGATCGAGATCCTGGCGTTCGAGAGCTTTCCTTACCCGCAGAAGATCCGTGAGGCGGTCTTTCGACAATTCAGGCCGTCGGAGTCGAGCGTCGAGGAGATCTGTCATCTCGACTTCCTGCTGGGCGAGCTTTTCGCTGCCGCCACGGTGAAGCTGCTCGAACGCCACGGGTACACGAGCAGCGATGTCGATCTGATCGGTACCGCGGGACAGACTTTGTGGCACGACCCGTCCACGATCAGGCAGAAGGTCGAGATCGACTGGCTGGACGAGCCGGTCGCCACACGCTCGACACTGGCGATTGGGCAGAGCGCCGTGGTGGCCGAGCGTCTCGGTGCCATTACGATCGGCGACCTCAGAGTTCGCGACGTCGCGGCCGGCGGGGAGGGAGCTCCGCTTGTGGCTTACGCCGACTGGGTTCTGCTCACTCATCCGGAGATGGGTCGCTGCGTTCAGAACATCGGAGGGATCGCCAACGTGACGTGGCTTCCGCCGAACGGCCGGCTCGAAGACGTCCTCGCATTCGACACGGGGCCGGGCAACATGGTGATCGACGCCCTTGCCGAGGTGGCCACCGGTGGTGAGAAAACCTTTGATGAGGACGGGGCTTTCGCGGCGGCGGGAACGATCCGGCAGGATCTTCTCGAGGATTGGATGAGGGATCCGTATTTCAGCAGAAATCCTCCGAAGACCACGGGCCGCGAGAGATTCGGAGTTCACTTCACCCAGCGGATCATCGCTTCGGCTCCGGGAGTGCCGATCGACGATCTCATTGCGACGGCGACCGCGCTGACTGCGCAGAGTATCGCGAAGGCGTACCGGGATTTCGTCGAGCCGATCGGGAAGATTCACCAGGTGGTGCTGGGGGGAGGGGGGACGAGAAATCCCGTTCTGGTCGGCATGCTGCGGAGCCTTCTTCCCGGAATCGATCTGCTCCACCACGAGGAGCTTGGAATCGATTCCCGCGCCAAGGAAGCGGTCGCGATGGCCCTCATTGCAAATGACTCGTTGTTGGGCAGATGCACGAACGTGCCCGGCGCGACCGGAGGACGCCCCGTGATCCTCGGAAAGATCAATCTGTGA
- the nagA gene encoding N-acetylglucosamine-6-phosphate deacetylase, translated as MSNQLRGKFFLEDRLVAGKISIAGSRIEAIELMEPEQDHPLIVPSFVDVHVHGGGGCDFADGEVDGALEVARVHAAHGTGAMIASIVSSSEEETIAAIESVGKAREANDPNAASIVGVHLEGPWIAEERAGAHAHDRLRLPGERELENWRRAAGEMPIYVTLAPELPGALPLISRFSDTVSFAIGHTECDYATALDAISRGARAFTHLFNAMRPLHHRAPGPVGAALISEATLMEIIADGVHVQPVVIQIVARLGASRCILVTDAMRAAGSGDGDWKLGSLDVRVRNGEARLDNGALAGSVLTMDVALRNMVELAGLPLDLVVPMATSIPAGFASLARKGRVSPGFDADLLVLDEKLVIRDAILRGRRIS; from the coding sequence ATGAGCAACCAGCTACGAGGAAAGTTTTTTCTGGAAGACCGGCTCGTCGCGGGGAAGATCTCGATCGCCGGCTCCCGGATCGAAGCCATCGAGCTGATGGAGCCAGAGCAGGACCATCCGCTCATTGTTCCATCATTCGTCGACGTTCACGTTCACGGCGGAGGGGGTTGTGATTTCGCCGACGGTGAAGTCGATGGAGCGCTCGAGGTTGCGCGCGTTCACGCGGCCCATGGCACGGGCGCGATGATCGCGAGCATCGTCTCTTCGAGCGAGGAAGAAACGATCGCAGCAATCGAGTCGGTCGGAAAGGCACGTGAGGCCAACGATCCGAACGCGGCTTCCATCGTCGGCGTACATCTCGAGGGACCGTGGATTGCGGAAGAGCGCGCGGGAGCTCACGCTCACGACAGGTTGCGGCTGCCCGGCGAGAGGGAGCTCGAGAACTGGCGGCGGGCAGCCGGCGAGATGCCGATCTACGTCACGCTGGCCCCGGAGCTCCCGGGCGCTCTCCCGCTGATCAGCCGTTTCAGCGACACGGTGAGCTTCGCCATCGGTCATACCGAATGCGACTACGCGACCGCGCTCGATGCGATCAGTCGCGGCGCAAGAGCGTTCACGCACCTGTTCAACGCGATGCGCCCTCTGCATCATCGCGCGCCCGGGCCGGTGGGCGCGGCGCTGATCTCCGAGGCGACTCTCATGGAGATCATTGCCGACGGGGTTCACGTTCAGCCGGTCGTCATTCAGATCGTGGCGCGGCTCGGCGCATCGCGTTGCATCCTCGTCACCGACGCGATGCGAGCTGCGGGATCCGGCGACGGTGACTGGAAGCTCGGATCCCTCGATGTCCGGGTTCGAAACGGGGAGGCCCGCCTGGACAATGGTGCGCTCGCCGGGAGCGTGCTGACGATGGATGTGGCATTGCGGAACATGGTCGAGCTCGCCGGGCTGCCACTCGATCTCGTCGTTCCGATGGCGACCTCGATTCCGGCGGGCTTCGCGTCCCTGGCCAGAAAGGGTCGGGTCAGCCCAGGCTTCGATGCGGACCTACTCGTGCTCGACGAGAAGCTCGTGATCAGAGACGCCATCCTGCGAGGCAGACGGATCTCATGA